One window of Hymenobacter sp. BRD128 genomic DNA carries:
- a CDS encoding YMGG-like glycine zipper-containing protein — protein sequence MKNIRIFLSFFLLVAVLTSSHTAQAQRRFSPQAKGAVIGGGSGAILGAVINKRNRAVGGLIGGVVGAGAGYAVGKHIDNRQKKRAAAIAAMERESAYREAANRRAYLASHSATAATRETAVRSYAPAAAAVAVPAATALAASSVIPGYPAMATASAYLPNQAPADPSNPYAGTAYRQRSW from the coding sequence ATGAAAAATATCCGCATTTTCCTCAGCTTTTTTCTGCTGGTGGCTGTGCTCACCAGCTCGCACACTGCGCAGGCCCAGCGCCGTTTTAGTCCGCAGGCCAAGGGCGCCGTTATTGGCGGCGGCAGCGGGGCTATCCTGGGTGCCGTTATTAACAAGCGCAACCGGGCCGTGGGCGGCCTCATCGGGGGCGTGGTAGGTGCCGGTGCCGGCTACGCCGTGGGCAAGCACATCGACAACCGCCAGAAAAAGCGCGCCGCCGCCATTGCCGCCATGGAGCGCGAATCGGCTTACCGCGAAGCCGCCAACCGCCGGGCCTACCTGGCTAGCCACTCGGCCACTGCTGCCACCCGCGAAACTGCCGTGCGCAGCTATGCGCCCGCTGCGGCTGCCGTAGCGGTGCCTGCTGCTACCGCCCTCGCGGCGTCTTCGGTTATTCCGGGCTACCCGGCGATGGCGACGGCCAGCGCTTACCTGCCCAACCAGGCGCCGGCCGACCCCTCTAACCCCTACGCTGGCACCGCGTATCGCCAGCGTAGCTGGTAG
- a CDS encoding DUF4440 domain-containing protein, producing the protein MRTSLARLVLLGALPLLAACSKSADSAATAATSAADLDRQFLTAWNNKDLEKTLSYLADDVQFLQGNAHFSGKAEVSDKWVRATQGSISNLRTSVVSATSTDKLAYEAGTFSVDVLPASPSQPAGVGQGNFLLLWKPAADGTWKLSYAQLEDLPVLRR; encoded by the coding sequence ATGCGTACTTCCCTGGCCCGCCTCGTTTTGCTGGGTGCCCTGCCGCTGCTGGCAGCGTGCAGCAAATCGGCCGATTCGGCCGCTACCGCCGCCACCAGCGCCGCCGACCTCGACCGGCAGTTTCTGACCGCCTGGAACAATAAGGACCTTGAAAAAACCCTCAGCTACCTCGCCGACGACGTGCAGTTCTTGCAGGGCAATGCCCACTTCAGCGGCAAGGCCGAGGTGAGCGACAAGTGGGTGCGCGCCACCCAGGGCAGCATCAGCAACCTGCGCACCAGCGTGGTGAGCGCCACCAGCACCGACAAGCTGGCCTACGAGGCCGGCACGTTCTCGGTCGATGTGCTGCCCGCTAGCCCCAGCCAGCCCGCCGGCGTGGGCCAGGGCAACTTCCTGCTGCTGTGGAAGCCCGCCGCCGATGGCACCTGGAAGCTGAGCTACGCCCAGCTTGAAGACCTGCCCGTACTGCGCCGCTAG